From Haliotis asinina isolate JCU_RB_2024 chromosome 8, JCU_Hal_asi_v2, whole genome shotgun sequence, a single genomic window includes:
- the LOC137294892 gene encoding serine/arginine-rich splicing factor 4-like: MGTRVYIGRLSNYAREKDVERFFRNNGRIRDVMLKNGYGFVEFEDYRDADDAVYELNGKELCGERCIVEHARGARGDSFRDWDRGYAPRRRGGRDSRYGPPTHTEYRLIIENLSSRVSWQDLKDYMRQAGEVTYADAHKRHKNEGIVEFATYSDMKNAIDKLDRTEINGRKIRVLEDKPKRRGRSYSRSRSRSRSRSRSRRSRSRSRSRSRSRSRRHSRSASRSRSRSRSESRSKKVGKDARNSPSPNKGRSKSRSKSRSKSRSKSRSKSRSKSRSKSRSRSKSRSASRTPEKRDASPTSDGDDRKDEDKDD; encoded by the exons ATGGGAACCAGAGTATATATTGGCAGACTATCTAATTACGCGCGAGAAAAGGACGTTGAGCGTTTCTTCAGAAACAATGGAAGAATCCGAGATGTTATGCTGAAAAATGGCTATGGCTTCGTG GAATTTGAAGACTACAGAGATGCGGATGATGCTGTGTATGAATTAAATGGCAAAGAATTGTGTGGTGAAAG GTGCATTGTTGAGCATGCTAGAGGAGCAAGAGGTGATTCCTTTAGAGACTGGGACCGTGGGTATGCCCCACGGCGAAGGGGTGGCAGAGACAG TCGCTATGGACCACCTACACATACAGAGTACAGGTTGATCATTGAGAATCTTTCATCAAGGGTTAGCTGGCAG GACCTCAAGGACTACATGCGCCAAGCTGGTGAAGTTACATATGCAGACGCACACAAGAGACATAAGAATGAAGG AATAGTGGAGTTTGCTACGTACTCGGACATGAAGAATGCTATTGATAAGCTAGACAGAACTGAAATCAATGGAAGGAAGATTCGAGTATTGGAAGATAAACCCAAGAGACGTGGCCG TTCCTACTCCAGAAGTCGTAGCAGAAGCCGATCTCGTTCCAGATCTCGAAGAAGCCGGTCAAGGAGTCGCTCCAGGAGCCGCAGCAGGAGTCGCCGTCATAGCAGGAGTGCTAGTCGCAGCCGATCAAGGAGTAGAAGTGAGTCCCGTTCCAAGAAGGTTGGCAAGGATGCTCGCAATTCTCCAAGTCCAAACAAGGGCAGGTCCAAGTCTAGGTCTAAGTCAAGGTCTAAGTCCAGGTCTAAGTCAAGATCTAAGTCAAGGTCCAAGTCCCGTTCCAAGTCAAGATCCAGGTCGAAGTCCCGTTCTGCTTCAAGGACCCCAGAGAAAAGGGATGCATCACCAACCAGTGATGGAGATGACCGAAAAGATGAAGACAAGGATGATTGA